The proteins below come from a single Miscanthus floridulus cultivar M001 chromosome 1, ASM1932011v1, whole genome shotgun sequence genomic window:
- the LOC136551856 gene encoding probable lipoxygenase 6, whose amino-acid sequence MAAPCRELTGLRRGPAAARPPVPGRRGANELCVAPFHHRAPQQRRRRGLKVVAAISEELPRLAAPGTGKGAPEGRRPEKVLVRAALTVRRKHKEDLKEALAGHLDALWDMVGRSVALELISTKIHARTKKPLQSGQASIKDWCQKRGVKGEHVVYTAEFMVDSDFGEPGAITVANRHHREFFLESIVVEGGLPCGPVHFACNSWVQSTRELPGKRVFFSNKPYLPSETPPGLRELRDKELKDLRGDGTGVRKLSDRIYDYATYNDLGNPDRGKEFTRPILGGDKIPYPRRCRTGRPPTDTNMLAESRVEKPHRIYVPRDEAFEELKQGAFSSGRLRAVLHTLIPSMIATISAETHSFQGFHHVDNLYKEGLRLKLGLQEHLFQKIPLVQKIQESSEGMLRYDTPRILSKDKFAWLRDDEFARQTVAGINPVSITRLTVFPPVSKLDPAIYGSPESLITEAHIAGQLNGLTIQQAVDEAKLFILDYHDVYLPFLDRINVIEGRKAYATRTILFLTKAGTLKPIAIELSLPPSKAGKPRPSKVLTPPSDATSNWLWMLAKAHVSSNDAGVHQLVNHWLRTHAIMEPFILAAHRRMSAMHPVFKLLHPHMRYTLEINALARQSLISADGVIESCFTPGPVSFEISAAYYRNHWRFDLEGLPADLVRRGVAVEDESQPHGIRLLIEDYPYANDGLLLWSAIRNWVESYVQLYYPDAGTVQSDDELQGWYHETVHVGHANIRHAPWWPSLSTPADLASILTTLIWLASAQHAALNFGQYPLGGYVPNRPPLMRRLLPDSERDAAEYAAFLADPHRFFLNAMPGVLEATKFMAVVDTLSTHSPDEEYLGEGRDEPWTGDAAAVAAHAMFEADVRRAEEAIERRNADQRRKNRCGAGVLPYELLAPSSPPGVTCRGVPNSISI is encoded by the exons ATGGCCGCGCCATGCAGGGAGCTCACGGGCCTCCGCCGGGGGCCAGCCGCGGCGAGGCCGCCGGTGCCGGGCCGCCGGGGCGCGAACGAGCTCTGCGTCGCGCCGTTCCACCACCGCGCgccgcagcagcggcggcggcgggggctcaAGGTGGTGGCGGCCATCAGCGAGGAACTGCCGAGGCTCGCGGCGCCCGGGACCGGGAAGGGCGCGCCGGAGGGCAGGCGGCCCGAGAAGGTGCTGGTGCGGGCCGCGCTCACGGTGCGCCGCAAGCACAAGGAGGACCTCAAGGAGGCGCTGGCCGGCCACCTCGACGCGCTCTGGGACATGGTCGGCCGGAGCGTCGCGCTCGAGCTCATCAGCACCAAGATCCACGCCA GGACCAAGAAACCGTTGCAGAGCGGTCAGGCATCGATCAAAGACTGGTGCCAGAAGAGGGGTGTCAAGGGAGAGCACGTCGTGTACACGGCTGAGTTCATGGTGGATTCAGACTTCGGCGAGCCCGGCGCCATCACCGTGGCCAACCGGCACCACCGGGAGTTCTTTCTGGAGAGCATCGTCGTCGAGGGTGGGCTGCCGTGTGGTCCGGTGCACTTTGCCTGCAACTCTTGGGTGCAGTCCACCAGGGAACTGCCGGGAAAGAGGGTGTTCTTCAGTAACAAG CCGTATTTACCATCTGAAACACCACCTGGACTTAGAGAACTAAGGGATAAGGAGCTGAAGGACCTTAGAGGAGATGGCACAGGAGTACGGAAGTTATCTGACAGAATATATGATTATGCAACATACAATGATTTGGGGAATCCAGATCGGGGAAAAGAGTTCACCAGGCCAATCCTTGGAGGTGACAAGATCCCTTACCCACGGCGATGCCGAACTGGTCGTCCACCAACTGATACCA ACATGCTGGCTGAGAGCAGAGTAGAGAAACCACACCGGATATATGTACCTCGGGATGAGGCATTTGAGGAGCTGAAGCAAGGTGCCTTCTCATCAGGGAGGCTGCGGGCAGTACTTCACACCCTTATCCCATCGATGATTGCAACCATCTCAGCTGAAACCCACAGCTTCCAAGGTTTCCACCACGTTGATAATCTCTATAAGGAGGGCCTCAGGCTGAAGTTGGGTCTCCAGGAGCACCTGTTCCAGAAAATACCCCTTGTTCAGAAGATTCAGGAATCAAGTGAGGGGATGCTTCGCTATGATACACCTAGAATTCTTTCCA AGGACAAGTTTGCATGGCTCCGTGATGATGAGTTTGCTCGTCAGACTGTGGCAGGAATAAACCCAGTTAGCATCACCAGGCTCACG GTTTTCCCACCAGTGAGCAAGTTGGATCCTGCAATCTATGGCTCACCAGAATCATTGATCACGGAAGCGCACATCGCTGGACAGCTCAATGGACTCACAATACAACAG GCAGTGGACGAGGCAAAGCTGTTTATATTGGACTATCATGATGTCTATCTTCCATTCTTGGACCGGATTAATGTAATAGAGGGACGGAAGGCATATGCAACCCGGACAATCTTGTTTCTTACCAAAGCTGGCACATTGAAACCAATTGCTATTGAACTTAGCCTTCCTCCAAGCAAGGCAGGCAAGCCCCGGCCAAGCAAGGTCCTTACCCCTCCCAGTGATGCTACCTCCAATTGGCTATGGATGCTTGCCAAAGCTCATGTCAGCTCAAATGACGCCGGTGTTCATCAGCTCGTTAATCACTG GCTGAGGACACATGCTATAATGGAGCCGTTCATATTGGCAGCGCATCGGCGAATGAGTGCGATGCACCCAGTCTTCAAGCTCCTACACCCCCACATGCGGTACACGCTGGAGATCAATGCGCTTGCACGGCAGAGCCTGATCAGTGCGGACGGTGTCATCGAGTCGTGCTTCACCCCTGGCCCTGTCTCCTTCGAGATCAGTGCTGCATACTACCGCAACCACTGGCGGTTCGACCTAGAGGGCCTCCCTGCTGACCTCGTCCGCAG GGGAGTGGCTGTGGAGGATGAGTCGCAGCCTCACGGCATCAGGCTCCTCATCGAGGACTACCCTTACGCAAACGACGGGCTCCTGCTGTGGTCGGCCATTCGCAACTGGGTGGAGTCGTACGTGCAGCTCTACTACCCGGACGCCGGCACCGTTCAGTCCGACGACGAGCTCCAAGGGTGGTACCACGAGACGGTCCACGTCGGGCACGCCAACATCCGGCACGCGCCCTGGTGGCCCTCGCTCTCCACGCCGGCGGACCTCGCGTCCATCCTGACGACGCTCATCTGGCTCGCGTCGGCGCAGCACGCGGCGCTCAACTTCGGGCAGTACCCGCTGGGCGGGTACGTGCCGAACCGCCCGCCGCTGATGCGCCGGCTGCTGCCGGACTCGGAGCGCGACGCGGCCGAGTACGCGGCGTTCCTGGCGGACCCGCACCGGTTCTTCCTGAACGCGATGCCCGGGGTGCTGGAGgccaccaagttcatggcggtggTGGACACACTGTCGACGCACTCCCCCGACGAGGAGTACCTCGGCGAGGGGCGCGACGAGCCGTGGACGGGCGACGCGGCCGCCGTGGCAGCGCACGCCATGTTCGAGGCCGACGTGCGCCGCGCCGAGGAGGCCATCGAGAGGCGAAACGCGGACCAGCGCAGGAAGAACCGGTGCGGCGCTGGGGTGCTGCCGTACGAACTGCTGGCGCCCAGCTCGCCGCCGGGGGTCACGTGCCGCGGCGTGCCTAACAGCATCTCCATATGA